A region of the Planctomycetia bacterium genome:
ACCTTGACGCAAGAATCTCCCTTCCGGCCACTCCGCCCCGGGCCAGTCTGGGTCGCGTTCGTCAGGTTGAACAAGGATACGGTATTCCCCTTTGCCGTTGTCGATCGAATCGACGGAGATGACCTCTCCGCCGAACGTGCCGACTGCCACAGACGGCCAGCCTGCTAGCTGGACGGCAGGCCAACCCTCGAATTGCAATCGCACGTGCCGCCCCGGCTCAACCAGCGGAGCGTCATTGCCGTTGAGCCATAGTTGCACGGCACGATCCTTCGTATCGGGAACAATCACGCAGAGTATGTCGCCTTCCTTGATCATCTGTCCGCCCTGGTTCGGCGTGATCTGCACAATGAAGCCATCGAAGGGGGCAGTAACCACCTGGCTCTCTTGCCGTGACACCTTGACCTGCATCTCCGCGAGTTCCTTCTCGGCCTTATTCAATTCTGATTCGGACTTGGCCACGTCCCCCTCCGCCTTGGCCACATCCCCCTTGGACTTGCCGAACAAGGCCTTTGCGTAATCGATATCCACCTGAGCCTTTTGGGCTTTGGCATCCCGATCTCGTTGTTTTCCAGTCACTTCGTCTTTGGCGGCCTGCACATAGGCTTGGTGTTTGGCGATCTTGGCTTCGCCTTCCTTGTACTTGCGTTCGGCCTCCTGGAACTTGAATTGCGAGGCGATTTTCTCCTCGTACAATTGCTTCTGGCGCTGGTAGTCCGCCGTGACCTGTGCGAACGCCGCCAATTGCTCGATCAAGTGCTGTTCCTCAGCGATGACCTTCTGCTGCGCATTCTCGATGAAGGCATCCGCCGAAGAGACGACTTGCAGTTTCACCTCGGTATAAGCCGTGACTTGTGCTGCCAAGGACTCGACGATGGTGTGTGTCGCCTCCAAGTTTCGAAGATTGGCCGCAACGTTCTGGTGAGCTGCGTTGACCTGCTGTCGGGTGGAGGCCAACTGGTCCTGCAAGCGTCCCAGCAGCGACGGATCGAGATCCTGGATTTCGGCGATCATCTGCCCCTTTTCAACGCGTGCGTTTTCATAAATTCCCTCGCCCCAGCGAACAATCCGCCCCTTGATTGTCGCTTCAATCGTCTGTTGCCGTTCCCCTGGCGCGTATGCCACCACGTTGCCGCTACCGGTAATCGACTGCTGCCAGGGT
Encoded here:
- a CDS encoding HlyD family efflux transporter periplasmic adaptor subunit, whose translation is MSNHDENGTTTAKVITRRRRTILLPVAYSEAQMPSLRLARSSRFARRIAKVLSALLLATLMLVMFAPWQQSITGSGNVVAYAPGERQQTIEATIKGRIVRWGEGIYENARVEKGQMIAEIQDLDPSLLGRLQDQLASTRQQVNAAHQNVAANLRNLEATHTIVESLAAQVTAYTEVKLQVVSSADAFIENAQQKVIAEEQHLIEQLAAFAQVTADYQRQKQLYEEKIASQFKFQEAERKYKEGEAKIAKHQAYVQAAKDEVTGKQRDRDAKAQKAQVDIDYAKALFGKSKGDVAKAEGDVAKSESELNKAEKELAEMQVKVSRQESQVVTAPFDGFIVQITPNQGGQMIKEGDILCVIVPDTKDRAVQLWLNGNDAPLVEPGRHVRLQFEGWPAVQLAGWPSVAVGTFGGEVISVDSIDNGKGEYRILVQPDERDPDWPGAEWPEGRFLRQGVQAHGWVLLDRVPLWFEVWRRMNAFPPVTSFEKDGSKDKPSKPPKVGKTP